One stretch of Rhinolophus ferrumequinum isolate MPI-CBG mRhiFer1 chromosome 5, mRhiFer1_v1.p, whole genome shotgun sequence DNA includes these proteins:
- the CCNI gene encoding cyclin-I isoform X1, producing the protein MKFLGPLENQRLYFLLETAISREAQMWKVNVPKMPTNQNVSPFQRDEVIQWLAKLKYQFNLYPETFALASSLLDRFLATVKAHPKYLSCIAISCFFLAAKTVEEDERIPVLKVLARDSFCGCSSSEILRMERIILDKLNWDLHTATPLDFLHIFHAIAVSTRPQLLFSLHKASPSQHLAVLTKQLLHCMACNQLLQFKGSMLALAMVSLEMEKLIPDWLPFTIELLQKAQMDSSQLIHCRELVAHHLSTLQSSLPLNSVYVYRPLKHTLVTCDKGVFRLHPSSVPGPDFSKDNSKPEVPVRSTAAFCHHLPAASGCKHTSAKRKVEEMEVDDFYDGIKRLYNEDNASENVGSVCGTDLSRQEGHASPCPPLQPVSVM; encoded by the exons ATGAAGTTTCTAGGGCCTTTGGAAAACCAGAGGTTGTATTTCCTGTTGGAAACGGCAATCTCTAGGGAAGCCCAGATGTGGAAGGTAAATGTGCCGAAAATGCCCACAAACCAG AATGTTTCTCCGTTCCAAAGAGATGAAGTAATTCAGTGGCTGGCCAAACTCAAGTATCAGTTCAACCTTTACCCAGAAACATTTGCTCTGGCTAGCAGTCTTTTGGACAGGTTTTTAGCTACTGTAAAG GCCCACCCAAAATACTTGAGTTGTATTGCAATCAGCTGTTTTTTCCTAGCCGCCAAGACTGTGGAGGAGGATGag AGAATTCCAGTACTGAAGGTGTTGGCAAGAGACAGTTTCTGTGGATGTTCTTCATCTGAAATTCTGAGGATGGAGAGAATTATTCTGGATAAGTTGAATTGGGATCTTCACACAGCCACACCATTGGATTTTCTTCACATT TTCCATGCCATTGCAGTGTCAACGAGGCCCCAGTTACTGTTTAGTCTGCACAAAGCGAGCCCATCTCAACATTTGGCAGTCCTCACCAAGCAGCTACTTCACTGTATGGCCTGCAACCAACTTCTGCAATTCAAAGGATCCATGCTGGCTCTGGCCATGGTTAGTTTGGAAATGGAGAAACTCATTCCTGATTGGCTTCCTTTTACAAttgaactgcttcagaaagcacAG ATGGATAGCTCCCAGTTGATCCACTGTCGGGAGCTTGTGGCACATCACCTTTCTACTCTGCAGTCTTCCCTGCCTCTAAATTCCGTTTATGTCTACCGTCCCCTCAAGCACACCCTGGTGACCTGTGACAAAGGAGTGTTCAGATTACATCCCTCCTCTGTCCCAGGCCCAGATTTCTCCAAGGACAACAGCAAACCAGAAGTGCCAGTCAGAAGTACAGCAGCCTTCTGTCATCATCTCCCAGCTGCCAGTGGGTGCAAACACACCTCTGCTAAACGCAAAGTAGAGGAAATGGAAGTGGATGACTTCTATGACGGAATCAAACGGCTCTATAACGAAGATAATGCTTCAGAAAATGTGGGTTCTGTTTGTGGCACTGATTTATCCAGGCAGGAGGGGCATGCTTCCCCGTGTCCACCTTTGCAGCCTGTGTCTGTCATGTAG
- the CCNI gene encoding cyclin-I isoform X2, whose product MTPRHHCEAYSSAWEEEEEEEEEEEKNVSPFQRDEVIQWLAKLKYQFNLYPETFALASSLLDRFLATVKAHPKYLSCIAISCFFLAAKTVEEDERIPVLKVLARDSFCGCSSSEILRMERIILDKLNWDLHTATPLDFLHIFHAIAVSTRPQLLFSLHKASPSQHLAVLTKQLLHCMACNQLLQFKGSMLALAMVSLEMEKLIPDWLPFTIELLQKAQMDSSQLIHCRELVAHHLSTLQSSLPLNSVYVYRPLKHTLVTCDKGVFRLHPSSVPGPDFSKDNSKPEVPVRSTAAFCHHLPAASGCKHTSAKRKVEEMEVDDFYDGIKRLYNEDNASENVGSVCGTDLSRQEGHASPCPPLQPVSVM is encoded by the exons ATGACCCCGCGTCACCACTGTGAGGCCTACAGCTctgcctgggaggaggaggaggaggaggaggaagaggaggagaag AATGTTTCTCCGTTCCAAAGAGATGAAGTAATTCAGTGGCTGGCCAAACTCAAGTATCAGTTCAACCTTTACCCAGAAACATTTGCTCTGGCTAGCAGTCTTTTGGACAGGTTTTTAGCTACTGTAAAG GCCCACCCAAAATACTTGAGTTGTATTGCAATCAGCTGTTTTTTCCTAGCCGCCAAGACTGTGGAGGAGGATGag AGAATTCCAGTACTGAAGGTGTTGGCAAGAGACAGTTTCTGTGGATGTTCTTCATCTGAAATTCTGAGGATGGAGAGAATTATTCTGGATAAGTTGAATTGGGATCTTCACACAGCCACACCATTGGATTTTCTTCACATT TTCCATGCCATTGCAGTGTCAACGAGGCCCCAGTTACTGTTTAGTCTGCACAAAGCGAGCCCATCTCAACATTTGGCAGTCCTCACCAAGCAGCTACTTCACTGTATGGCCTGCAACCAACTTCTGCAATTCAAAGGATCCATGCTGGCTCTGGCCATGGTTAGTTTGGAAATGGAGAAACTCATTCCTGATTGGCTTCCTTTTACAAttgaactgcttcagaaagcacAG ATGGATAGCTCCCAGTTGATCCACTGTCGGGAGCTTGTGGCACATCACCTTTCTACTCTGCAGTCTTCCCTGCCTCTAAATTCCGTTTATGTCTACCGTCCCCTCAAGCACACCCTGGTGACCTGTGACAAAGGAGTGTTCAGATTACATCCCTCCTCTGTCCCAGGCCCAGATTTCTCCAAGGACAACAGCAAACCAGAAGTGCCAGTCAGAAGTACAGCAGCCTTCTGTCATCATCTCCCAGCTGCCAGTGGGTGCAAACACACCTCTGCTAAACGCAAAGTAGAGGAAATGGAAGTGGATGACTTCTATGACGGAATCAAACGGCTCTATAACGAAGATAATGCTTCAGAAAATGTGGGTTCTGTTTGTGGCACTGATTTATCCAGGCAGGAGGGGCATGCTTCCCCGTGTCCACCTTTGCAGCCTGTGTCTGTCATGTAG